A genomic stretch from Spiroplasma endosymbiont of Clivina fossor includes:
- a CDS encoding transposase family protein, which produces MKFKKNNQISDKNFLRLTGIKHTTFNKMLEILKIEELKKRFRRGRTNKLSLENRILMTLEYWREYRTYFHIAKSYDISESSCYRNIKWIEDTLIKHPNFQQLTGQKSLLKD; this is translated from the coding sequence ATGAAATTTAAAAAAAATAATCAAATAAGTGATAAAAATTTTTTAAGATTAACTGGTATTAAACATACTACTTTTAATAAAATGCTAGAAATTTTAAAAATAGAAGAATTAAAAAAGAGATTTCGTCGCGGAAGAACCAATAAATTATCATTAGAAAATCGTATTTTAATGACTTTAGAATATTGAAGAGAATATAGAACTTATTTTCATATTGCAAAAAGTTATGATATTAGTGAAAGTAGTTGTTATAGAAATATCAAATGAATTGAAGACACTTTAATAAAACACCCTAATTTTCAACAACTTACTGGTCAAAAATCACTATTAAAAGATTAG
- a CDS encoding IS1/IS1595 family N-terminal zinc-binding domain-containing protein, producing MEKIIQELVNTLTDDQFLEFYEKVKQQAELIKKQKRLNEIDQKFRAHGIKCPKCESYHCVKNGHNSEGKQKYLCKNCRASFDAFRNHFIYWSHLNYEQWNLLDFLQN from the coding sequence ATGGAAAAAATAATTCAAGAACTAGTAAATACTTTAACAGATGATCAATTTTTAGAATTTTATGAAAAAGTCAAACAACAAGCAGAATTAATAAAAAAACAAAAACGTTTAAATGAAATTGATCAAAAATTTAGAGCGCACGGTATTAAATGCCCTAAATGTGAATCTTACCATTGCGTTAAAAATGGACATAATTCAGAAGGAAAACAAAAATATTTATGTAAAAATTGCCGTGCAAGTTTTGACGCTTTTCGTAATCATTTTATTTATTGAAGTCATTTAAATTATGAACAATGAAATTTATTAGACTTCTTGCAAAATTAA
- a CDS encoding IS1/IS1595 family N-terminal zinc-binding domain-containing protein, with protein sequence MEKIIQELVNTLTDDQFLEFYEKVKQQAELIKKQKRLNEIDQKFRAHGIKCPKCESYHCVKNGHNSEGKQKYLCKNCRASFDAFRNHFIYWSHLNYEQWNLLIQISLLGQSSKTISRFIKTTLKTAWYNRQKLMKSKQLENTQLKFKKLSGKIQIDETFIKEIHKGNFKYKTDPRRIHLDPFATNTKCCIQMAIDNNNNIYVKSTNTKRLQKQWVIENMNKELINENSIITSDMQKLYFLVAKQTNSTLCVTKTTINPEASYRNLNKISKLQSSLKEALIHYHGLGFTNIQNYLNLWKWKYQHKGLTPNQQTAVLYFNV encoded by the coding sequence ATGGAAAAAATAATTCAAGAACTAGTAAATACTTTAACAGATGATCAATTTTTAGAATTTTATGAAAAAGTCAAACAACAAGCAGAATTAATAAAAAAACAAAAACGTTTAAATGAAATTGATCAAAAATTTAGAGCGCACGGTATTAAATGCCCTAAATGTGAATCTTACCATTGCGTTAAAAATGGACATAATTCAGAAGGAAAACAAAAATATTTATGTAAAAATTGCCGTGCAAGTTTTGACGCTTTTCGTAATCATTTTATTTATTGAAGTCATTTAAATTATGAACAATGAAATTTATTGATTCAAATTTCATTGCTGGGGCAATCTAGTAAAACAATTTCTCGTTTTATTAAAACTACATTAAAAACTGCTTGATATAATCGTCAAAAATTAATGAAATCAAAACAATTAGAAAATACCCAATTAAAATTTAAAAAATTATCTGGTAAAATCCAAATCGATGAAACATTCATTAAAGAAATCCATAAAGGAAATTTCAAATATAAAACTGATCCACGAAGAATTCACCTTGACCCATTCGCAACTAATACTAAATGCTGTATTCAAATGGCAATTGATAATAATAACAATATTTATGTTAAATCCACAAACACCAAACGTTTACAAAAACAATGAGTTATTGAAAATATGAACAAAGAATTAATTAACGAAAATTCAATTATTACTTCTGATATGCAAAAATTATATTTTTTAGTAGCAAAACAAACAAATTCTACTTTATGTGTAACTAAAACAACAATTAATCCTGAAGCTAGTTATCGTAACTTAAATAAAATCAGTAAATTACAATCTAGTCTTAAAGAAGCCTTAATTCATTATCATGGTTTAGGTTTTACTAATATTCAAAATTATTTAAATCTCTGAAAATGAAAATACCAACATAAGGGTTTAACTCCAAACCAACAAACAGCGGTATTATATTTTAATGTATAA
- a CDS encoding ATP-binding cassette domain-containing protein — MGVILKNISIDYGETLAVNNFNMHVKTGQLVTLLGPSGCGKSTTLYAIAGLLQVSQGQIIFNGKDVTKRSPQNRNIGLIFQNYALYPHLNVFKNIALPLYQDKKFKRTVSNSNTNIRLLIKDLQDSGLNVTKQEFKDQIAILLSEYLETYDKLVNEMIVNYLADIFKFHKREAAIIYNEKHLETFRNRIHSQWYDQSRLAVHIKYCDFLNLIYRNISQLKITINNNLSSFKATNKNFKTREIDFAINKFLLQMKYNYLNPAKSKLNALKMVMKDHQKSYNELVKNFKQQKKKDDALQYSLSHSKYVSFFKKHRQLWDKEEQKGLDKYQKKIGNNLLTAYDEMLIKLTAIVNEYYQLSPALITMKTAEQLNTELQALKQQLTSFRKEVNKSVNLVAQQVEITNQLKKRPANLSGGQQQRVAIARAIVKAPDILLLDEPLSNLDAKLRVTTREWIRRFQQKSQMTAIFVTHDQEEAMSISDYIYIMKQGVLQQVGTPHEVYNQPVNKFVAQFIGNPAMNFFNGVIDKQHNIWIDEIKIGKALKAKPGYITIGIRPEDLKLNSDALNTKFVNKEPLIGEISLFEELGRSAFVTIKIRNNEYVKAVYDMDEDKFYENGEKVKINFVKKTIFLFDPETELTVEVI, encoded by the coding sequence ATGGGTGTTATTTTAAAAAATATTAGTATTGATTATGGTGAAACATTAGCGGTCAATAATTTTAATATGCATGTGAAAACAGGACAATTAGTTACTTTGTTAGGACCGTCTGGTTGTGGAAAATCAACAACGCTTTATGCGATTGCGGGATTATTGCAAGTTAGTCAGGGACAAATTATTTTTAATGGCAAAGATGTAACCAAACGGTCACCACAAAATCGTAATATTGGTTTAATATTCCAAAATTATGCTTTATATCCGCATTTAAATGTTTTTAAAAATATTGCTTTGCCTTTATATCAAGATAAAAAATTTAAACGCACTGTTAGCAACAGTAATACTAATATTCGGTTATTAATTAAAGATTTGCAAGATAGTGGTTTAAATGTTACAAAACAAGAATTTAAAGATCAGATTGCAATATTACTTTCGGAGTATTTAGAAACTTATGATAAGTTAGTTAATGAAATGATTGTTAATTATTTAGCAGATATTTTTAAATTTCATAAGCGTGAAGCAGCAATAATTTATAATGAAAAGCATTTAGAAACATTTCGTAATCGGATTCATAGTCAGTGATATGACCAGTCAAGATTAGCGGTTCATATTAAATATTGTGATTTTTTAAATTTAATTTATCGTAATATTTCACAGTTAAAAATAACTATTAATAATAATTTAAGTAGTTTTAAAGCAACAAATAAGAATTTTAAAACTCGGGAAATTGATTTTGCAATTAATAAGTTTTTACTGCAAATGAAATATAATTATTTAAATCCTGCTAAAAGTAAGTTAAATGCTTTAAAAATGGTAATGAAAGATCATCAAAAATCATATAATGAATTAGTTAAAAATTTTAAACAACAAAAAAAAAAAGATGATGCTTTACAATATAGTTTGAGTCATAGTAAGTATGTGAGTTTTTTTAAGAAACATCGCCAATTATGAGATAAAGAAGAGCAAAAGGGACTTGATAAGTATCAAAAGAAAATTGGTAATAATTTATTAACAGCTTATGATGAGATGTTAATAAAGTTAACAGCAATTGTTAATGAATATTATCAGTTGTCACCCGCATTAATAACAATGAAAACTGCTGAGCAGTTAAATACTGAATTACAAGCATTAAAGCAACAATTAACTTCATTTAGAAAAGAAGTTAATAAGAGTGTTAATCTTGTTGCTCAGCAAGTAGAAATTACTAATCAATTAAAGAAACGACCTGCTAATTTATCTGGTGGTCAACAGCAAAGAGTAGCAATTGCAAGAGCCATTGTTAAAGCTCCAGATATTTTATTGTTAGATGAACCGTTATCTAATTTAGATGCCAAGTTACGAGTAACAACAAGAGAGTGAATTCGGCGTTTTCAACAAAAATCACAAATGACAGCAATTTTTGTAACTCATGATCAAGAAGAAGCAATGTCAATATCTGATTATATTTATATTATGAAACAAGGGGTATTACAACAAGTCGGAACACCACATGAAGTTTATAATCAACCAGTTAATAAATTTGTTGCACAATTTATTGGTAATCCGGCAATGAACTTTTTTAATGGCGTAATTGATAAGCAACATAATATTTGAATTGATGAAATTAAGATTGGTAAAGCCCTAAAAGCTAAACCTGGTTATATTACTATTGGGATTCGTCCTGAAGATTTAAAATTAAATAGTGATGCCTTAAATACTAAATTTGTTAATAAAGAACCTTTAATTGGTGAAATTTCTTTGTTTGAAGAATTAGGTCGGAGTGCCTTTGTAACTATTAAGATTAGAAATAATGAATATGTTAAAGCAGTTTATGATATGGATGAAGATAAGTTTTATGAAAATGGTGAAAAGGTAAAAATTAATTTTGTTAAAAAGACGATTTTTTTATTTGATCCAGAAACTGAATTAACAGTGGAGGTTATTTAA
- a CDS encoding sugar ABC transporter permease has product MTSKKPIKKSLQTKYSQNFFNYLKRYYKKPNNAQKSDSTLISLIWLTPALALLGIFMFYAIFIVARTAVNGGPEVAFKFSWKHFELVWKNREFQIALKNSLIYSTVVVSLSLIISLIVAKSLTSIMSKWIFNFLQGIFFLPYVTSAIAVAMTFAFIFSPEGVMNTLFALFGLEKRPWLNDANYTIWVLIIYGIWKSLPFNIIMLTTALLKINNQYYQAAAIDGMRKSKQLFKVTVPLVIPMLIYLFTIGLIDSFKIFPLGLYANYIQASTYQIQTVVFWIFQRRMNANYNEAAAASIILMIIILLITIVTRIISKQLSRKYS; this is encoded by the coding sequence ATGACTAGTAAAAAACCGATTAAAAAATCTTTACAAACAAAATATTCTCAAAATTTTTTTAATTATTTAAAACGATATTACAAAAAACCTAATAATGCTCAAAAAAGCGATAGTACTCTTATTTCATTAATTTGGTTAACACCAGCATTAGCATTATTAGGAATATTTATGTTTTATGCCATTTTTATTGTTGCTAGAACAGCTGTTAATGGTGGACCAGAAGTTGCTTTTAAATTTTCATGAAAGCATTTTGAATTAGTATGAAAAAATCGTGAATTTCAAATCGCTTTAAAAAATTCTTTAATTTATTCAACAGTAGTTGTATCGTTATCATTAATTATTTCATTAATAGTTGCTAAGTCATTAACTAGCATTATGTCAAAATGAATTTTTAATTTTTTGCAAGGTATTTTCTTTTTGCCATATGTTACTAGTGCGATAGCTGTTGCTATGACTTTTGCTTTTATTTTTAGTCCTGAAGGAGTAATGAATACTTTATTTGCACTTTTTGGTTTGGAAAAACGACCTTGATTAAATGATGCTAATTATACGATTTGAGTTTTAATTATTTATGGAATATGAAAATCATTACCTTTTAATATTATTATGTTAACAACGGCGTTATTAAAAATAAATAATCAATATTATCAAGCTGCTGCTATTGATGGGATGCGTAAAAGTAAACAGTTATTTAAAGTAACAGTACCTTTAGTTATTCCGATGTTAATTTACTTATTTACTATTGGATTAATTGATTCTTTTAAAATATTTCCTTTAGGATTATATGCTAATTATATTCAAGCATCTACTTATCAGATTCAAACAGTTGTTTTTTGAATTTTTCAACGCCGAATGAATGCTAATTACAATGAAGCTGCGGCAGCTTCAATAATCTTAATGATAATTATTTTATTAATTACAATTGTAACGCGAATTATTAGTAAACAATTATCAAGAAAATATAGTTAG
- a CDS encoding carbohydrate ABC transporter permease — protein MNNFGKKINELVKMRCNKIGLWFKTWVSRQTVVRKINFTQQMAGNKGWEKWISIAIRFLFLLVMAIIVVFPFYWMIITSFKTDADLDPTKPQGLWPEIWTFKWYTYLLENSQINVGKYLFNSFLVAFLSTILKLFICALAGFALAHYRTKFREAIFILLLSTLMIPGEAIMIGQYLLMLRIVWDNTLEALVIPFIASAFTIFMLRQAFEEIPKSIVSASKVDGLSTFKFFWKVALPLVQPVLWTAGLISFIASWNAVLWPVTVLDTDSKWVTLPMLLWELIQVTEPGPNNPSTLRDPQHLKMASAVISILPMIVLYLLTKKRIINSITKDSSGTKG, from the coding sequence ATGAATAATTTTGGCAAAAAAATTAATGAATTGGTAAAGATGCGTTGCAATAAAATTGGTTTATGATTTAAAACTTGAGTCAGTCGTCAAACTGTTGTGCGTAAAATCAATTTTACACAACAAATGGCGGGAAATAAAGGTTGAGAAAAATGAATTAGCATTGCAATTCGGTTCTTATTTTTATTAGTTATGGCTATTATTGTTGTTTTTCCATTTTACTGAATGATTATTACTTCATTTAAAACTGATGCTGATTTAGATCCAACAAAACCACAAGGATTATGACCTGAAATTTGAACTTTTAAGTGGTATACATATCTTTTAGAAAATTCACAAATTAATGTTGGCAAGTATTTATTTAATTCGTTTTTAGTAGCATTTCTTTCCACAATATTGAAATTATTTATTTGTGCTTTAGCGGGATTTGCTTTAGCACATTATCGGACAAAGTTTCGCGAAGCAATATTTATTTTGTTGTTATCAACATTAATGATTCCTGGAGAAGCGATTATGATTGGGCAGTATTTGCTAATGTTACGGATTGTATGAGATAATACCTTAGAAGCATTAGTAATTCCATTTATTGCTTCGGCTTTTACAATTTTTATGTTACGCCAAGCATTTGAAGAGATTCCGAAATCAATTGTTAGTGCTAGTAAGGTTGATGGGTTATCAACTTTTAAATTTTTTTGAAAAGTAGCGTTGCCATTAGTTCAACCAGTATTATGAACAGCGGGATTAATATCTTTTATTGCTAGTTGGAATGCAGTATTATGACCAGTAACAGTTTTAGATACTGATTCAAAATGAGTAACTTTACCAATGTTATTATGAGAATTAATTCAAGTAACAGAACCAGGACCTAATAATCCAAGTACGCTAAGAGATCCACAACATTTAAAAATGGCATCTGCTGTTATTTCTATTTTGCCAATGATTGTTTTATATTTACTTACTAAGAAACGCATTATTAATAGTATTACAAAAGATAGTAGTGGAACTAAGGGCTAG
- a CDS encoding extracellular solute-binding protein — MKKIKVMLTATIWLGAILTTFACSHSERNVIMTTYFKKGQFQWNALEKVINNFNAVNVNNAEFDHRKIILKFVQNNGVEKEVNAGYYGVRKLPNLFTSYADEVVKYSKTLQEQLVDVKIPDLSPCIDKPSIIDSYWQETMYKGKQYTVPIGKSLDLMFINKKLLLEVFAKIDGLTPQANLLLPLGDNLSNYQGMNGQWKVNKSIDWSKFQAQLSVLKQWNSLETMKAGIITWSSYLSLVQVTSHLLKNLANLKNLNEVYAVAMDDLPNGLYAQYANNQALNSETKSNEFLYRENSRGEFVLNLKGKSFEILQKYLSGLQELKDLANRTSNDIKRNRGLHVKVPTATSPQGTFASTLFNQSKALVGIGSTSGIQFLLQKKRLKPEDIWALPLPFSTGGKYAIQQGPGIAMFKMNDPIKDKISEAFIKYVTSQEANEVYAFESGYLPINKASYETGFSYGQKLHDAPSESYLQGIAQVWELMNAKQITTASPPLTQWGAIFRQTVLKSLNIFYQDLFNASYSGRPLTKVEFLNILKRQTKDDGINEFIIEQ; from the coding sequence ATGAAAAAAATTAAGGTAATGTTAACAGCAACAATTTGATTAGGTGCGATTTTAACAACTTTTGCTTGTAGTCATTCCGAACGAAATGTCATTATGACAACTTATTTTAAAAAAGGTCAATTTCAATGAAATGCTTTAGAAAAGGTTATTAATAATTTTAATGCTGTTAATGTTAATAACGCGGAATTTGATCATCGCAAAATAATATTAAAATTTGTTCAAAATAATGGTGTTGAAAAGGAAGTTAATGCAGGTTATTATGGTGTGAGAAAGTTACCTAATTTGTTTACTAGTTATGCTGATGAGGTTGTTAAATACTCTAAAACTTTACAAGAACAGTTAGTTGATGTTAAGATTCCCGATCTTAGTCCTTGTATTGATAAACCAAGCATTATTGATTCTTATTGACAAGAAACAATGTATAAGGGTAAACAATATACAGTTCCGATTGGCAAGTCATTAGATTTAATGTTTATTAATAAGAAATTATTGTTAGAAGTATTTGCTAAAATTGATGGTTTAACCCCGCAAGCAAATTTGTTATTACCACTTGGCGATAATTTAAGTAATTATCAAGGAATGAATGGACAATGAAAAGTTAATAAAAGTATTGATTGAAGTAAATTTCAAGCTCAACTTAGTGTTTTAAAACAATGAAATTCTCTGGAAACAATGAAAGCGGGAATTATTACTTGAAGTAGTTATCTTAGTTTAGTGCAAGTAACTAGTCACTTATTAAAAAATTTAGCTAATTTAAAAAATCTTAATGAAGTGTATGCAGTCGCGATGGATGATTTGCCTAATGGATTATATGCGCAATATGCTAATAATCAGGCATTAAATTCTGAAACAAAATCTAATGAATTTCTTTATCGTGAAAATAGTCGTGGTGAATTTGTTTTAAACTTAAAAGGAAAATCTTTTGAAATATTGCAGAAATATTTAAGTGGTCTTCAAGAGTTAAAAGATTTAGCTAATCGCACGTCTAATGATATTAAGCGTAATAGAGGATTGCATGTTAAAGTACCAACAGCAACATCACCACAGGGGACATTTGCTAGTACTTTGTTTAATCAATCTAAAGCTTTAGTTGGTATTGGTTCAACATCAGGAATTCAGTTTTTGTTGCAGAAAAAGCGACTTAAACCTGAGGATATTTGAGCATTACCGTTACCATTTTCTACTGGTGGTAAGTATGCTATTCAACAAGGTCCAGGAATTGCCATGTTTAAAATGAATGATCCGATTAAAGATAAAATTTCCGAAGCATTTATTAAATATGTAACATCACAAGAAGCTAATGAAGTTTATGCTTTTGAATCGGGATATTTGCCGATTAATAAAGCTTCTTATGAAACTGGTTTTTCTTATGGTCAAAAATTACATGATGCTCCATCAGAATCTTATTTACAGGGTATTGCGCAAGTATGAGAATTGATGAATGCTAAGCAAATAACAACCGCCTCGCCACCATTAACGCAATGAGGTGCAATATTTCGTCAAACGGTATTAAAATCATTAAATATTTTTTATCAAGATTTATTCAATGCATCATATTCTGGAAGACCATTAACGAAGGTAGAATTTTTAAATATTCTTAAAAGGCAAACTAAAGATGATGGGATTAATGAATTTATTATTGAACAATAA
- a CDS encoding IS1/IS1595 family N-terminal zinc-binding domain-containing protein, which yields MEKIIQELVNTLTDDQFLEFYEKVKQQAELIKKQKRLNEIDQKFRAQGIKCPKCESYHCVKNGHNSEGKQKYLCKNCRASFDAFRNHFIYWSHLNYEQWNLLIQISLLGQSSKTISRFIKTTLKTAWYNRQKLMKSKQLENTQLKFKKLSGKIQIDETFIKEIHKGNFKYKTDPRRIHLDPFATNTKCCIQMAIDNNNNIYVKSTNTKRLQKQWVIENMNKELINENSIITSDMQKLYFLVAKQTNSTLCVTKTTINPEASYRNLNKISKLQSSLKEALIHYHGLGFTNIQNYLNLWKWKYQHKGLTPNQQTAILYFNV from the coding sequence ATGGAAAAAATAATTCAAGAACTAGTAAATACTTTAACAGATGATCAATTTTTAGAATTTTATGAAAAAGTCAAACAACAAGCAGAATTAATAAAAAAACAAAAACGTTTAAATGAAATTGATCAAAAATTTAGAGCGCAAGGTATTAAATGCCCTAAATGTGAATCTTACCATTGCGTTAAAAATGGACATAATTCAGAAGGAAAACAAAAATATTTATGTAAAAATTGCCGTGCAAGTTTTGACGCTTTTCGTAATCATTTTATTTATTGAAGTCATTTAAATTATGAACAATGAAATTTATTGATTCAAATTTCATTGCTGGGGCAATCTAGTAAAACAATTTCTCGTTTTATTAAAACTACATTAAAAACTGCTTGATATAATCGTCAAAAATTAATGAAATCAAAACAATTAGAAAATACCCAATTAAAATTTAAAAAATTATCTGGTAAAATCCAAATCGATGAAACATTTATTAAAGAAATCCATAAAGGAAATTTCAAATATAAAACTGATCCACGAAGAATTCACCTTGACCCATTCGCAACTAATACTAAATGCTGTATTCAAATGGCAATTGATAATAATAACAATATTTATGTTAAATCCACAAACACCAAACGTTTACAAAAACAATGAGTTATTGAAAATATGAACAAAGAATTAATTAACGAAAATTCAATTATTACTTCTGATATGCAAAAATTATATTTTTTAGTAGCAAAACAAACAAATTCTACTTTATGTGTAACTAAAACAACAATTAATCCTGAAGCTAGTTATCGTAACTTAAATAAAATCAGTAAATTACAATCTAGTCTTAAAGAAGCCTTAATTCATTATCATGGTTTAGGTTTTACTAATATTCAAAATTATTTAAATCTCTGAAAATGAAAATACCAACATAAGGGTTTAACTCCAAACCAACAAACAGCGATATTATATTTTAATGTATAA
- a CDS encoding transposase family protein: MKFKKNNQISDKNFLRLTGIKHTTFNKMLEILKIEELKKRFRRGRTNKLSLENRILMTLEYWREYRTYFHIAKSYDISESSCYRNIKWIEDTLIKHPNFQQLTGQKSLLKDYFKDKTVIIDVTESQIQRPKKDKNSTTQEKRKNTQ; encoded by the coding sequence ATGAAATTTAAAAAAAATAATCAAATAAGTGATAAAAATTTTTTAAGATTAACTGGTATTAAACATACTACTTTTAATAAAATGCTAGAAATTTTAAAAATAGAAGAATTAAAAAAGAGATTTCGTCGCGGAAGAACCAATAAATTATCATTAGAAAATCGTATTTTAATGACTTTAGAATATTGAAGAGAATATAGAACTTATTTTCATATTGCAAAAAGTTATGATATTAGTGAAAGTAGTTGTTATAGAAATATCAAATGAATTGAAGACACTTTAATAAAACACCCTAATTTTCAACAACTTACTGGTCAAAAATCACTATTAAAAGATTATTTCAAAGATAAGACTGTTATAATTGATGTAACTGAAAGCCAAATCCAACGCCCAAAAAAAGACAAAAACAGCACTACTCAGGAAAAAAGAAAAAACACACAATAA
- a CDS encoding transposase family protein gives MKTQVIIEKDSKKIISSDFSYGKNHDFKILKDSKIKFLPETTVLVDLGYQGIQKINHNVLIPKRKSKKNPLNKEEKQNNERISKMRIVIENVFAILKKFKIISEKYRNRRKRFALRFNLIASIYNLQLLV, from the coding sequence ATAAAAACACAAGTTATAATTGAAAAAGATAGTAAAAAAATTATTAGTTCTGATTTTTCTTATGGTAAAAACCATGACTTTAAAATTTTAAAAGATTCAAAAATTAAATTTTTACCAGAAACAACTGTTTTAGTGGATTTAGGTTATCAAGGCATACAAAAAATTAATCATAATGTTTTAATTCCTAAAAGAAAATCAAAGAAAAACCCTTTAAATAAAGAAGAAAAGCAAAATAATGAGCGAATTTCAAAAATGAGAATTGTTATTGAAAATGTTTTTGCTATACTTAAAAAATTTAAAATTATTAGTGAAAAATATCGAAATCGTAGAAAAAGATTTGCTTTAAGATTTAATTTAATAGCTTCAATTTATAATTTACAACTATTAGTTTAA
- a CDS encoding Mbov_0401 family ICE element transposase-like protein, whose amino-acid sequence MLKINNNVKTLENKHWFSLFATHKNMYTNKCEQLANEYEKLDEYLYKYHYRLKQGYKVVHFAWRTIITIFGDVTFKRRRYKYWNQKSGKFEYVCLLDKEIGLLPKQRIYFDVQFKVLSLLGDGKRYRDVLDALNHCYISKASISSILNKYDIAEYFQLAEKETKTRIDVKNKDLYIQLDETFLATLDHKVKQDQRIRLVTFHTGHKEKNYKHARRELENKRGHFLMLKVGKRINTMNYRDLLIKELQKYYVNINYDKIIVCGDGDTWIREIANSFGNVRYILDGYHAIKKLKQTAFNIIFENRKVALNSWIKLYKDGNHQELIKNIRNVAKNELNKDIKTKLRKASNYFSNNNHGIHHQNLEWNIGCSIESDISHLVKQQLGYGAKIYNHKNLNNLLHLRMANLNKLNVLHYINENINSEIEIRKEIYKNSLWNKYNNKNDDSWINYKGNAVTNKYNRFK is encoded by the coding sequence ATGTTAAAAATTAATAATAATGTAAAAACCTTAGAAAACAAGCATTGATTCAGTTTATTCGCAACCCATAAAAATATGTACACTAACAAATGCGAACAATTAGCCAACGAATATGAAAAATTAGATGAATATTTATATAAATATCATTATCGCTTAAAACAAGGTTATAAAGTAGTTCATTTTGCTTGAAGAACAATTATTACAATTTTTGGTGATGTTACTTTTAAACGACGCCGATATAAATATTGAAATCAAAAATCAGGTAAATTTGAATATGTATGTTTACTAGATAAAGAAATTGGTTTATTGCCCAAACAACGCATTTATTTTGATGTCCAATTTAAAGTTTTAAGTCTTTTAGGTGATGGCAAACGCTATCGCGATGTTTTAGATGCTCTAAATCATTGTTATATTTCAAAAGCTAGTATTTCAAGTATTTTAAATAAATATGATATTGCTGAATATTTTCAACTAGCAGAAAAAGAAACTAAAACTAGAATTGATGTCAAAAATAAGGATTTATATATTCAACTAGATGAGACATTTTTAGCAACATTAGACCATAAAGTTAAACAAGACCAAAGAATTCGTTTAGTTACTTTTCATACCGGACATAAAGAAAAAAATTACAAACATGCTCGTAGAGAATTAGAAAACAAACGAGGTCATTTTCTAATGTTAAAAGTTGGTAAACGAATAAATACGATGAATTATCGTGATTTATTAATTAAGGAATTACAAAAATATTATGTAAATATTAATTATGACAAAATAATTGTTTGTGGCGATGGTGATACTTGAATTAGAGAAATTGCCAATAGTTTTGGTAATGTTAGATATATTTTAGATGGTTATCATGCTATTAAAAAATTAAAACAAACTGCATTTAATATTATTTTTGAAAATCGCAAAGTAGCACTAAATAGTTGAATTAAATTATATAAGGATGGAAATCATCAAGAATTAATCAAAAACATTCGTAATGTTGCTAAAAATGAATTAAATAAAGATATTAAAACAAAGTTAAGGAAGGCGAGTAATTATTTCAGTAATAATAATCATGGCATTCATCATCAAAATTTAGAATGAAATATCGGTTGTAGCATCGAAAGTGATATATCGCATTTAGTAAAACAACAATTAGGATACGGGGCAAAAATATATAATCATAAGAATTTAAATAACTTATTACATTTAAGAATGGCAAATTTAAACAAATTAAATGTATTACATTACATTAATGAAAATATTAATTCAGAAATAGAAATCAGAAAAGAAATATATAAAAATTCATTATGAAATAAATATAATAATAAAAATGACGATAGTTGAATTAATTATAAAGGTAATGCTGTAACAAATAAATATAATAGATTTAAGTAA